One window of the Flavobacteriaceae bacterium YJPT1-3 genome contains the following:
- a CDS encoding GLPGLI family protein gives MRYFTFFFGLCLLITATSVQSGPQEFQGQATYISKSTLDLGRWGARMSEAQKKQMKDRLKNRLEKTYTLTFNKEESFFDEEEKLDAMSGATDSWGNNFSRGDQYKNIKENQLVQSQEFYGKQFLIKDQLLEVKWVMGSDTKQIGQYTCFKATAVVPSDDLKWYDFSWSELRQAESQTDSTGQSEPQIELTQITAWYSPQIPVSHGPAAYWGLPGLILEVSAGNTTLLCSKITLNPENQMKIEAPDKGKVVTKKEYKTIIVNKMQEMRDNRGRRRS, from the coding sequence ATGCGTTATTTTACTTTTTTCTTCGGTTTATGTCTTTTGATCACCGCTACTTCAGTCCAGTCTGGCCCTCAGGAATTCCAGGGACAGGCCACCTACATCTCTAAGTCCACGCTCGATTTAGGTCGTTGGGGAGCTCGAATGAGTGAAGCGCAAAAAAAGCAAATGAAGGATAGACTTAAAAATCGCTTAGAAAAGACCTACACCTTAACGTTCAATAAAGAAGAGTCTTTTTTTGACGAAGAAGAAAAACTGGATGCCATGTCCGGTGCGACCGATTCCTGGGGGAATAATTTTTCACGAGGCGATCAATACAAGAACATTAAGGAGAACCAACTCGTTCAGAGCCAGGAATTTTACGGCAAGCAATTTTTGATCAAAGATCAATTATTGGAAGTCAAATGGGTGATGGGTAGCGATACCAAGCAAATTGGACAGTATACCTGCTTTAAGGCGACAGCGGTAGTTCCCTCGGATGATCTAAAATGGTATGACTTCTCCTGGAGCGAACTGCGTCAAGCGGAGAGCCAAACCGACTCAACAGGCCAGTCTGAGCCTCAAATCGAACTGACGCAAATCACCGCCTGGTACTCTCCTCAGATTCCGGTTTCTCACGGACCCGCAGCTTATTGGGGTCTTCCAGGTTTGATTTTGGAGGTCAGCGCTGGAAACACCACCTTACTCTGTTCCAAAATCACCCTAAATCCGGAAAATCAAATGAAAATTGAGGCACCTGATAAAGGTAAAGTTGTAACGAAGAAGGAGTATAAAACGATTATTGTAAACAAGATGCAAGAAATGCGTGATAATCGGGGCCGTAGAAGAAGCTAA